The DNA segment CATCTTTGGTGTTTTCAAAAACACGTTTCCCTTAGGAAATATTTCCAGGCAACTCTATGTTCTATAAGAAAGAAATTGATCTTAAGTATTTTGCAGGCCGTACTTTTTTTAGAATTCTCACAATATCTTGTCAATGCCAATGTATAAAGACAAGGCGTTGGTGATGGCCGTTTGAAAAACGAACATGATGTTAAGGTGTCGTCGCTTGCAGAGCACAAGTCATTGGAGTTAAGCGAAAACCATATCTTGATCGGACTACACATTTCACTGGCGAAAGAATAAGTTCAAATTTGTTTTGCATGTTCTATTTTGACTTCTCAAATATGgcaaattttaaaattgcaaacTGCAATAAAGGAGTGGTTCACATTAGAACCTCAGAGAGATTGAAACCAACGTTTGAGTGTAAAAGGAATTCAAAACATTAGTATGCTTATTTCAGACGACATTCAACTACTtgagaaatgttaaaatttgaccgTGGCGTGAAGGTGAGACTGGTCTAATGATTTAGGTGTCCGCCTCTTCCCCACCAGGgatactttctcatggcctctcaaaaaggacacatcacttgtttctgcccaggaaacgggcTCTTTTTGGTCACATAACGAAGTAGATTATTGTACATCAAGACTAATTCTCTCACGCTTTATATGTAGCAGGCATACAACGTTAAAATATGTCTAAATTATGGTCGCGACGTCGAACAAcgatattttaaagttgaaacaACTTCAAAGTTATAATGTTGAAAATTCTTCGTTCTTCCGACGttgtttcaatgttaaaaaattgtataGTTGCTTTAGCGTTGAATCTCTGACCGCGTCGTACCGAAATATGTTAAAACGTGTTACCAGGAGCTCGTTTGACGGAAGCTCGGCATTAAAGGGGTAGTACACGGAACATGGTGTACTCAGAAGATTCATAACATGTTAATACCCTTACCCGCCTAACAAACACATCGAGCTTTGGTGTTGTACAAGGTCTTTAGTACTGTAACGTGCGAgccaacaaacaaacaccagatagccgagctttttGGCGTAATGacacaaacaccaacagatcccttcagtgAAAAGCATggtcgaccctgaaggggtccactggtctttatatacactaacttctctattctcacatagcccgggatttgcttatttgcatattaccaacccattttacatccggtatgaacgtacttccgttttatacggaatattattatgaacgcatcTCCGCCGCTGTAGACCTCCGCCGCCTACAGGGGACCGTTACACTTCAACCATTaggaaagcagagctttaaagattattgaagttccaacttactatgcctcacaggacagctgagctttctagcaagAGCATAGAAGTGGACACtgtgaacgcacatccgccgcatacagcggaccgttacattactttcccctccgagaagactaGTCCCGAGTCTTAGACTGggaatcttatgggtaaggcaaccCCGTTCTGGCAGTTGTCATTATCCCAttgctgccaccatttgtaacgtgcgaccgtgaaacaaacaaacaccagatagccgagctttctggcgttaTGAAACagacaccaacagatcccttaagggaaaagcatgctcgaccctgaaggggtccactggtctttatatacactaacttctctattctcacatagcccgggatttgcttatttgcatatcaCCAaacaagtttacatccggtatgaacgtacttccgttttatacggaatattattatgaacgcatcTCCGCCGCTGTAGACCTCCGCCGCCTACAGGGGACTGTTACACTTCAACCatcaggaaagcagagctttaaagattgttgaagttccaacttactatgcctcacaggacagctgagctttctagcaagtgcatagaagtggacactatgaacgcacatccgccacATACAGGGGATCGTTACAGTACAACAACATAAGAACCCGGTTACAGATGGTTCAAGTTAAAACAGCAACGTTGTTTGAAAGTTGAAATCGCAATGTATATTAAACTCTCAAATCCAACCATTATCCAACGTTGTTTAAACGTTGTATCTCCTGTTTGGTATCTGAAATTCAGAATTTTGCCATTTGAACAAAAAGGATTTTCTGTTTTCCtatattcaacaaaatatcTGCCTAAATGTCAGTGTCAATAAGGTATTGTGGCACTCAGTACTCCCAGTGCTTTGATTAATGTGACAAGCTTTCTTCATTACATTTTCTTTCGATTTTAAAGtgataaataatacattaagtAAATTAAGTTTTTGGGTTATATCTTTTGAAAGGAGACAATAgtcatataatttaaaatgcgttctaaataaaaataattttctaaataatGATTCTCATATTTGCATTAAGGTGGTGACCTTAATGGCGAATACACACTACCAGTAAGTGCATAGAAAACTAATGGTATATAATAACAACATGATTATAAATTCTCAATTTCATTTAAGGTTAAATGAATTTATACTCTAAAGATGTAAACACAAAAGGACACACACGGATTAAGTAATTAACCGTATAAATTATTTCCATCAATAGTACCATAAATAAAAGATGCATAAAACAAACAGTCCTATGTCATTAACCTCgtaaagctgcattttcacagattgaatgttttgacaattttttttattttttgtcttgtcaCGAGGCAATTTTTGCTAagatccatggaaaccagttatataagactgctgacaaaaaaatagatcaaagatgttttaatttaagttcaaaaattgatgttttatgcagttttcttataccgttagtaacggtttaaaccataacacattaattttcgaacggaaatatgcaaatctgatttttttgtcagcaatcttatatcattggtttgcagatatttacgcaaaaatttgctttttccaagaaaaaaaataaaaaagttgtaaaaatggtatatctgtgagagtgcagctttaaatctgTTATCGAAAAACTAATTACGCTGAAAAGTAAACTCTAACATAATGTTTGCTATAAGTACTCCCATATCTTCCCCAAATGTGATTTAACACTTGAATATACGGCAATGGTGTGATTCAGGGCAATAAATGATGCTACAAGGGTGCACTCGAAAATTATCTTAGAAACGCTTATTCGTTCAGCTTTATAAACCTCGCTCTCCAACATTGGATTACAGTCTGTAGTCATGTTGAATATGTTTGCCACATATTTAGCGATTGCTTGTGGGACTTTATTAATGTCGAGTAAGATATCTGTATAGCTTTCTTTTGTATGGTGACTATTCTAGGAGGCATATAATTGCCTTAAGATAACCCGATAACGTTCGCAAATTGTTTCTTATTAACCACTTGATTTTTCTCGATAACTGAGGAGTTAATATTCACGAATCTTTTGGGGGAAGTTTAATTACATAAGAATAAAAACACGCCTGAATTAAAGTGCCAAGTTCTGCCACCTGCTACATTTTCATGCTGCAAAAAAATTAACAAGTTATCTAGTTATGCGAATTACACTTAATAAGAAACATAATATGTTATGATAATAACTGGTTAAATATAATAACCGGTTGACTAGATTtaattcgtgttaccacttatctataaatgcatttctgGCTTGTAGCAGTAACTGATTTCCATTTAGGGAGTAACATAACAACTGGTTAACTAGTGTCGATTCGTGTTGCAAGTTATCTATGAATAGAAAAGTGGTAATACGAAACTTATCTATTttaccagttattatgttacttattaagtggaatttgCAGACCATACGGAGACATATTCTGAAAATAAACTTTGtggttaaaatataaacatgaatacCTATCAACGTAAATTCTGGACTATACAAGTTGTCTAAAGCAAAGTAATAAGCAAACTGTCATATGTTCATATTGCATTATTGTTGTTTCGCATTAGAACGTAAATATCGTGATCATTTCTTTCAGCGTATGTTGGCTGCGCAATTGACGGTTGGAGTGGAACGGGTGTCACCACTGTAACCGCCCCTGATGCAACTGGCACAGTTTCTGTAAAGGAAGATCACAATCCGTCCACGCAATTGTTCACTGTCGTCGCAACATCATCATCAGACAATGCAGATATCACATACGAATTTGCGCCCACTGGGAATCCTGATTCAATAGCAACCATTACGGACGGTGTAGTCAGCCTTGAAAATGTTATACTTGACTTCGAGACTGAAACAGCGTACAGTTTTCTAATTAAGTAAGTTAGAGCTTCCAGGGCATgataatacaaattacaacataaacaaacgTTTTCGTTTCCTGTTGTTATTTGTCTAGATATGTTTTCATGAACGTTTTGAATTATGATTAACATATCACTGTGCAAATGCCGTTCTATATCAGATTCGCATCGGATTAACTTTGAGTCTAGTATATTTGTTcagtttttttctttgaaatatccTCGAAGTTTTAGCTTGTATCTTTATTTTGCTGAATATATTACGATTTGACACAAGTGCAGTTACTAAATATGCAGTGCTATTCTCTTTACATACCAAACATTAAATGCATACTATTCCAGGGCGTCCGATGGCAATGGAGAAGGTACTGCAACAGTCATGATGTCGGTCACAGATGTTAATGAGGCTCCCGTGTTTGCCCAAACTAATGTTGCCGTTACGGTTGCTGGCAACGCTGCATTTGGTacttttattgattattttcacAATAACTATCTTCCGTGCGTTCTTGTTGTAACTGTAACTTTCGTAAGCGAACGTCTCAGTTTTCATAGATTCAAACAAGCTGTTATTGTACCACATATGAGTATGCATGACTGCGTAGGTAAGTCGTTTAAcaagataatgttatttttgttcgGTGATTTCATTGCAGAACATTATAACAACAATCgtataaatttatgttaaaggtACAACAGTCGCGACACTAACCGCTACTGACGAGGATAAAGACGATGATATTGAATACTCAATCCAAGGTACGtcttttttaaagttatgaaaatacaattttattattaacatttttaacaaatgataataagtaTGAAAATCCCGCAAAACAACTCACTTCAAGTTGTTTACTTCTCCAAATCCGAAATGATTTCATTGACTGTTCTAAGGCGGTAACCAACTATATACGAATATACACGTTGTTGCATTGCATTTGAAGTCATGGTTTCTTAGGCCTTGGTCTCTTTGACTTAGAACAGTATCTCCATTAAAGTTTACATGGACAATTGGGCGTGTCCGTGAAGTTTCTAGTGTGTTTTATTAATCTTACTGTAAACTTATATTTATGAATTCCTATTTCGTGCAAAATTGAAAGAAGGTAAACTgctttagtttaaatatatgtgtattttgCAGGTGGAAACACGGGTAATGCCTTTATAGTGGATCCATCATCTGGAGTTATAACGGTTGCGGCTGCAGGAGGTTGTAAAAGAAGACCACATCGCAATATGTATTGGTCATTCATGCAACTGATGACGACACCGCACCACTTACAGGGACGGCAACATTGACAATCACAATTGGTGAGTATGacttttattatgtatattctATCCGACCTTTAAGCAGCCATAAAAGACCATTAAGCTGAatgccttttttaaattttaaagtattcatcAACCCCTAATCAGGGTTTCCTCTGTGTTCAGAAAAGAAATCACTTTTCCGCCGGAGGTTAAGTGGTCCGCGATTTGCACCTTcagtttaaaattgatatattgcAATACTATCAGTGAGTTAGGCGCGTCACCATACGTGAACCATTCCCCAAACTCAATTTCAAAATGTGTAAATTGAACATGTCCGAGTGGAAATACTGCTCATATGACCGCTTATGTCGACAGACACTGCATTGTTTACGTATTTATTTGTAGGTGTCTGTAGTTGCAGCGCTAACTACTTTCTGGaccctatgtcagcgtgtagaaAAGGTTGATCAActtgtattttgaaatgtgtgCACTAACAGGGTTTTGTATCTACCGCTAGCAGAATATATCTCGTTAGATGCATGTGATTACGTCATATAATGACACTTTTGCAACATATTAACCTCGGACGTTATCTGAACGGGCGGTACTAGTATAAATACGCGCCTTACCTACTTGTTGTAGCGcaatatatcaatgttaaacTGTAGGGGCAAATAAAAAGCGATTTATCATTGCCAATAAGAGtggcaaaacataaaaaagcatCAACGGTTGGAGACTAAAACGCTCAAACAGGCTATTTTTCTTCATTTGCACCTTCAGTTTCACAATGATATATTGCGCTACAATATAACTCAGTGAGTTAGGCGGGTCACCATACATGAACCATTCCCCAAACTCGATGTCaaaattgtttatgaaatatgtcCGGATGGAGAGCCTTCTCCTCACAGGACAGCTAATGTCGGCAGACACTGCGTTGTTCACGTATTTATTTGTAGTAAAAGAAATTGGTCAATCATGCCAAAACTCCTAGGAATGTTTGATCAACGGAGAGTGCAACGCAGAGACTAAATCATGTGTTTGCCAACTTGGGTTCTTAACTAGCATGGATAACAGAGAGTGTTCGAGCGAGAATTCAGGTATTGTGTTGCTTAGAACATTTTCGTATACTTATTCGcctaaatataataaaaacaacaacaatcaacTTGTAAACGAAACTTGAAATATACATGCCTGTCTCAATTACACGGCAATATAAGAAGGACGAGTCAAATGCACATATAGCGAACGTTGACACAACTGCAGATCTATCCATAAATACCAACATACTATTTAAAGTATCGGCACACGTGTTCTATATTCGACAAATGACGATGGAGGTATTTGTGTATTTCAATTCATTATGTTCTAGATCTTTTTATAATCTAGGTGCAAGGTTGACTTCAGCACTCTGCACCACGCTAACGATTTCCGTCGCCATGGTCCTCATCCAGCTATAAGGAGT comes from the Mya arenaria isolate MELC-2E11 chromosome 13, ASM2691426v1 genome and includes:
- the LOC128215411 gene encoding cadherin-12-like, whose amino-acid sequence is MLNMFATYLAIACGTLLMSTYVGCAIDGWSGTGVTTVTAPDATGTVSVKEDHNPSTQLFTVVATSSSDNADITYEFAPTGNPDSIATITDGVVSLENVILDFETETAYSFLIKASDGNGEGTATVMMSVTDVNEAPVFAQTNVAVTVAGNAAFGTTVATLTATDEDKDDDIEYSIQGGNTGNAFIVDPSSGVITVAAAGGLDKETTSQYALVIHATDDDTPRFTGTATLTITVGKEIGQSCQNSEECLINGECSGEPKTCVCQLGFLASEDNKACSSGNSGERLTAALCTTLTISVAMVLIQL